In Panthera tigris isolate Pti1 chromosome C1, P.tigris_Pti1_mat1.1, whole genome shotgun sequence, the following proteins share a genomic window:
- the INSL5 gene encoding LOW QUALITY PROTEIN: insulin-like peptide INSL5 (The sequence of the model RefSeq protein was modified relative to this genomic sequence to represent the inferred CDS: inserted 2 bases in 1 codon): protein MHVPKCRTWLQPSFFVELSSVQLREETTSNFQISTNEVWEESLAQHFPQVDSSGEKRLQDEQLXPRALGLKEALGLLSGQDLQTLCCTDGCSVTDLPALC from the exons ATGCACGTCCCCAAGTGCAGAACTTGGCTACAACCTTCCTTCTTTGTCGAACTCTCTTCCGTACAGCTGAGAGAAGAAACTACTTCTAACTTCCAGATAAGCACGAATGAAGTTTGGGAGGAAAGCCTGGCGCAACACTTTCCGCAGGTGGATTCCTCAGGAGAGAAAAGACTTCAGGATGAACAGCT GCCAAGGGCTTTGGGGCTCAAAGAAGCTTTGGGGCTCTTGTCAGGACAAGACTTACAGACATTGTGTTGCACTGATGGCTGTTCCGTGACTGATTTGCCCGCTCTTTGTTAA